The proteins below come from a single Malus sylvestris chromosome 3, drMalSylv7.2, whole genome shotgun sequence genomic window:
- the LOC126615446 gene encoding uncharacterized protein LOC126615446 — protein MAGGLELCTLELNHYGLVENGVYKGGKVCYVDNCVDDYLSLVDLQKIGVELGYNVDITQRVTSLKVYYKKPGKFGASALIEVKDDSFIPGLIACIPGNRIVQLYYHDPTDLNTIGSQAFEVWPSLDSENYNGGTDEFKGHQYWPFIDRLANADNSVKKVNTYEAASVGIHEPINVEEVNGVDAPNKVFDVNHPNEVLDFHPPNEATGEISSDGEDIDIPYSGSDEEEGEQNFNKLSKKRKRKLPSFKQWRRDTDLRNPEFRLGMQFANKAEVKEAIKEWAIINGREVKFVKDDKIRVRAKCVGNKKTKCPFTIFASIIDSYEPTFAIKTLCLDHHCGRVGKLKFANSKWLAEKFADKIKKNPHWNVGAFKSEVLDQYRMNVSRHQIYRAKRLSKLIIEGSYKEQYARLWDYAEQLKVANKGSTVVISNKMEGDQPVFRRMYVCLEACKKGFLEGCRHVIGVDGCHLKGLYTGQILTAVGVDGNNGMFPIAYAIVEIENKSSWIWFLELLKADLNIENGAAWVFISDKQKGLIPAIQSVLPTTEHRMCWRHLYNNFKASHPGLALKNTLWALATSNTIPWFDVEMEKMKQQDEKAWIWIQKRPPQNWSRAYFASHFKCDILLNNLCESFNSRILDARDKAILTCLERIMVYIMLRMANRRIAARHWKHPVGPRIFKIIEKNKLGASQCIPMMAGDKKFLVQHMYGAEFVVDLKAKTCSCRRWDLCGIPCPHAISCIFSTDENVYNYTHDCYKQEAYLISYDPIVHPVPSMDQWKKTGLPAIRPPPYKKQPGRPKMSRTKEVGEVQAPAPPPPNPIPPDYIPPPAKLKRIFVKGYSDHFHQINGPNPSTGIGKPKGCGVTKGKGKQATQKPVSTEKDKEISSSIAKGNGARTS, from the exons atAAAGGTGGCAAGGTATGTTATGTAGACAATTGTGTTGATGACTATTTGTCATTGGTGGATTTACAAAAGATTGGTGTAGAACTTGGCTATAATGTTGACATAACTCAGAGGGTTACAAGTTTAAAAGTGTACTACAAGAAACCTGGTAAGTTTGGTGCAAGTGCATTGATAGAGGTGAAAGATGATAGTTTTATTCCAGGGCTAATTGCTTGCATTCCTGGTAATAGAATTGTTCAATTGTATTATCATGATCCAACTGATCTAAACACCATTGGGAGTCAAGCTTTTGAGGTATGGCCAAGTTTGGATTCTGAAAACTATAATGGTGGCACTGATGAATTTAAGGGTCACCAATATTGGCCTTTTATTGATCGCCTAGCCAATGCTGACAATTCAGTAAAGAAGGTCAACACATATGAAGCTGCATCTGTTGGTATACATG AGCCAATCAATGTTGAAGAGGTAAATGGTGTGGATGCACCAAATAAAGTGTTTGATGTTAATCATCCAAATGAAGTTCTTGATTTTCATCCTCCTAATGAAGCTACAGGGGAGATTTCATCTGATGGTGAAGACATTGATATTCCTTATTCTGGTAGTGATGAAGAGGAAGGTGAACAAAACTTTAATAAATTATCTAAGAAGAGGAAAAGGAAATTACCGAGTTTTAAACAGTGGAGGAGAGACACGGATTTGAGAAATCCAGAATTTCGATTGGGAATGCAATTCGCCAATAAAGCAGAGGTGAAAGAAGCTATAAAGGAGTGGGCTATTATCAACGGACGAGAAGTCAAATTTGTAAAAGATGATAAAATTAGGGTGAGAGCAAAGTGTGTTGGAAATAAGAAAACGAAGTGCCCGTTCACTATATTTGCTTCCATCATAGATTCATATGAGCCCACTTTTGCAATCAAGACTCTCTGCTTAGATCATCATTGTGGGAGAGTTGGTAAACTAAAGTTTGCTAATTCAAAGTGGCTAGCTGAAAAGTTTGCTGACAAGATCAAGAAAAATCCTCACTGGAATGTCGGAGCATTTAAGTCGGAGGTATTAGATCAGTACCGTATGAATGTTAGCAGGCATCAAATATACAGAGCAAAGAGGTTGTCCAAGTTGATTATTGAAGGTAGCTATAAAGAACAATATGCCAGGTTATGGGACTATGCAGAACAACTAAAGGTGGCTAATAAAGGAAGCACAGTGGTTATAAGCAATAAGATGGAGGGCGATCAACCAGTTTTCCGTAGGATGTACGTGTGCTTAGAAGCTTGTAAGAAAGGTTTTTTGGAGGGGTGTAGACATGTGATTGGTGTGGATGGTTGCCACTTGAAAGGACTATACACGGGTCAAATTTTAACTGCTGTTGGAGTTGATGGGAATAATGGTATGTTTCCAATTGCTTATGCTATAGTGGAAATTGAAAATAAGAGTTCATGGATTTGGTTCCTTGAACTTTTGAAAGCTGATTTAAATATTGAGAATGGGGCAGCTTGGGTGTTTATAAGTGACAAGCAAAAAGGACTCATTCCTGCCATTCAGAGTGTTCTTCCAACAACTGAGCATAGAATGTGTTGGAGACATCTATATAACAACTTTAAAGCATCGCACCCGGGACTTGCATTGAAGAATACATTGTGGGCCTTAGCAACATCCAATACTATTCCATGGTTTGATGTAGAGATGGAAAAGATGAAACAACAGGATGAAAAAGCTTGGATTTGGATTCAGAAAAGGCCTCCACAAAATTGGAGTAGAGCTTATTTTGCATCGCACTTCAAGTGTGATATTTTGTTGAACAACCTATGTGAATCGTTTAACTCTCGCATTCTAGATGCAAGAGACAAGGCAATATTAACATGCCTTGAGAGAATTATGGTATATATCATGTTAAGGATGGCTAATAGAAGAATTGCAGCTAGGCATTGGAAGCATCCGGTTGGACCTAGGATCTTCAAAATCATTGAGAAGAACAAGTTAGGAGCTAGTCAATGCATTCCTATGATGGCTGGGGACAAGAAGTTCTTAGTACAACATATGTATGGGGCTGAGTTTGTTGTGGATCTGAAAGCAAAAACATGCTCTTGTAGAAGATGGGATTTGTGTGGGATCCCATGCCCCCATGCTATTTCTTGCATTTTTTCTACGGATGAAAATGTGTATAACTATACACATGATTGCTATAAGCAAGAGGCTTACTTGATTTCATATGATCCCATTGTTCACCCGGTTCCATCTATGGATCAGTGGAAGAAAACTGGTTTGCCTGCAATTCGCCCTCCTCCATACAAGAAGCAACCTGGAAGgccaaaaatgtcaagaactaAAGAGGTAGGTGAGGTTCAAGCACCTGCTCCACCCCCTCCAAACCCCATCCCACCAGATTATATTCCACCTCCTgcaaaactaaaaagaatattTGTAAAG GGTTATAGTGATCACTTTCATCAAATCAATGGGCCAAACCCTTCTACAGGGATAGGGAAACCAAAAGGTTGTGGTGTAACAAAAGGAAAGGGCAAACAAGCAACACAAAAACCA GTTTCAACTGAGAAAGACAAAGAGATCTCATCATCAATTGCAAAAGGAAATGGAGCAAGGACATCATAA